CAATTGCATTTGTCATCGATTTCCTGTTGGCAAAGCAACATGATCATAAAACATCTCAAATTCATGTAAACATACACCTTATGTTAGAGTGGTTTATATTGCATGATGGTGGGGGGAGGGGGTATGTCACAGTTCAAATGGGGGTCAGCTCCCAAAAAGAACACAACCTGGAAAGGAAATAAGGAAAAAAAAGGCCAAAAAGAGACAACAAAAGAGTAAACGAGTATAAAAAATGAGGCGTCCGTATAAGAAAGGCTACAAAAAACTCCACTGTCCCTCTGGCATCAGCATACAGCAAAAGGCACCACAATattactctattttttttttaagttgtgaaAAAGTTGGCACATATTTTTTATGCTGTAAATCAAAATGTACATATAAATAGAGTTTTCCCTATAAAAAAAGTCTTTGCTGTTAACTAGTAGACAACGTttgctaaaatgaaaataaatatttcatttgtttataatatctgtcagttatataaaataaaaatatttcttatagGTGCATGTCTATAGTAGATCTTTTTTTTGTGGATAGTTTGGCGGTCTCTCTAGTGGGGTGCATTGTCCGGTTTGGATCGCGAGTGCGTCAGTCTGGTCTGTGTGTTGGCGCGAGACCCATGCCGCCCGCTCTGGGCGTGAGAAGTCCGCGTGTCAGGCACAGGCCTGTAGAGGGCAGAGGGCTCGGCGGCATTCATGTTCTGCATACTGAGGAAGGGCGTGCTCTCACCTTCCTCTTCTTCCGAGTCACTGTCAGACAAGCAGCTGCGTGAACCCAAGTCCCTGGACGGCTGGTAGCCGCGTGGCGCCACGTGGCCATTGAGCCTGGACCTGCGCCAGCGCCTACTGCTTCTCTTTGGTTGCTCCATCGAGGAGAGGTACTCCTGGGTGCTTTCATACTCATCCTCCTGAGCCAGCCGGTATGGGCTGGAGGGAAGGCTGCCCGTGCTGTCTCGTAGGTAGCTGCCGCGCTGCTGCTGCCGGTAGGGTTCGTGGCCACGTGCCTCATGCAGGGGCACCTGGTACCGCCGCAGCAGGGGCTGGTCCTCCTCTGGCGGGTAGGGAGCGTGGGCGGCAGGAGGCAGAGACATGGCGTGGCTGGCATTGGGAGACGTGATCTGGAAGGTAGGCACCTGCGGGGGCAGTGAGTAATGGAAGTCCACGGGAGACAGGCGAGCCGGCGTGGTCAGCGCTGACACATACCTGTGGTAAGAAAAGGACAGGGAGagagacagacggatagacagaaagagagagagcaagccAGAACAAGGAAGGAGAAGGTTGTGTGGAACAGATATGCACATCAGTCAAACTTTTCAAGAACACATACTGCAAAAGGGGCCCACCACCAAAATGAAGTCAAATAAGGGAGTTCTTAATCTTTTTGGTCATGTTTTGACATTGTCACACTCCCACCAATTTGTCAGAATAGAACTATTTACTATTGGATCTTACAAAAGTGACAttagtctattattattatttatccagTGTCCTTTTTGTTCCTACAGTCCATCCAAGATtcaagtaattaattaaattaataaataataaataaatccttTTAAATCCCCTTGTAGTTTAATGCTATTCTGATTAAACTACTGAAGACACATGGActgttttgataatgtttttggTACCTTTCTGGTCTTTGGCTTTTGTCTATGGAGCTGTTAGATTCCACCCAACATATCTTAATTTGAATTCTAAAGATGAACGTATtttttcagaatgtattaaaattCTCAGTTTTATCAATTCTTAGCTTAGTTTTCAAGGTGCTCTAggcttgattttttaaaatgctaatgaaGAAGAGTGCTTGTGTGTTCGGCTGAGTCATGCAAGTGGTCAGATGTACTTGGATGTCAGCTTTTAAGCCACAAGATTCATGCAGATAATGCTCACTAAGAACACTCCTGTAACAAGCTTAAACCATTCCtaactttcatttattttattttcagcttagtccctttatttgcctggggtcgccacagcagaatgaaccgccaacttatacagcatatgttttacgcagcagatacccttccagctgcaacccatcactggggaataCTCACAAATAATTTTAGCTCAAACAATTCACCtgttcatgtctttggacttgtggggaaaaccggagcaccaggaggaaacccacataaatgcggggagaacatgcaaactcgacacaaaaataccaactgacctagccgaggctctaaccagcaaccttcttcctgtagggtgacagcactacctactgcgccaccgcgccgCACATTCCTacctttattaatgattattttagttTTGAGTGGTATGTGTAAGGAACTGGACGCAAGCAGAGTACTGCTGTTTGTAATGCCTTCAGTGCTATCTTTTGTTAAAAACTAAGATTAGAATAAGTTTCAAAGAAAATCAAACTGCATTCTGAAAATCCTTGAATCGATGCCAAATCATTTCTCGAATTGATCTATCACCACAGCTCCATGCCTCCTTTTACATTAACAATACATCACTGCTAGGTATATCTTTAAATGTATGCAAACATTTTTGGCGTATGTGGGAGACCTCGAGGTTGAGAACCTGCTTCATAAATTCCCATGTTTATTGAAAACCTGGATTTTAATAACTGTTGAAAAAGTCATGAAATTAATTCAAACTTAAAAGCCTGCTCTCTAAGGCCAACAAAGTGTAACGTTAAAAATCCCTTCTCCGTTATGAACATCAGAAATTCAATGGCCTAGCGATGTGTCAGCAGCTCATTTTCCAGTGTTGTTGTCATGCAGTATTATATCAATTGACGCCCACCTTGCTATGGCACTAGAAAAATGTTAGTGTGCACACTAAGACATGGCGGCTGAAAGCTCAATAGCAAATGGCAGCAGATAAGCAAAAGTTACAAATGAGGCCAAGTCAAACCTCCCAGTCTAGGTTTATAAACCCCCAGATGGATTACAAGTCTAGCCTTCCTTGTAACGTAAATAATGCTAAACTTAATCATGTAGGTGGGTAATTTCCTTGGTAATTTCGTTTTACAAAGTATTGGCAATTTTGATACATAGCGATACTGAAATATCTGAAATAACACAATATTGCTTttccatattcattcattcattcattcattcattcattcattcattcattcatttcccttcggtttagtccctttattcatcaagggtccccactgcagaatgaactgccGCTTTTTCATATAGTGAACTCCAAAAGAGAATTCACAAGGCTAATATGTAAAAATATCCTTCAATCTTTAAAACACAGTCACTTATTctaaagtgaaaataaaacagatttgagGGATTGTTTGAGGAATTGAGGAGAAAGTGGTAGCAGCTTAAACTTGTTCAAATCAAGTTAAATCTTATTAATACGAATGTTAATATTCATTAATCAACAACAAAAGACAAAGTCACAAATATCAAGCACtgttttcattttcatatttatgttattagtattttattaatatatgtatatacgcttctttaaatatttatttcagttatattttaattgcattataatTATTGCATAATACTAAAATGTTTAGATAATTTGtgtacaatacaatttgtaaagtaatatccCAATACTAATAGTTTTTCATGCATTATATGAGAGAACTGCTGTAGCTTTGCTTACCAAATAAGTGGTTCTTTtgattgaatttgcattttaaaccttaaataaatCTCTAATAGTCTATTTTAAAaggatttatttacatttttattctccaaaaaatataaaaatatttatttatgtaagctTTTAGCTCATACTCTCAAAAACATTCAGTAGAAATCTGCAAATTTAAAAGGTCTGCATATACTCTCTGGCCCTGGTTATTAGTTGTAATTAACATATTTGTTTACTACTaatttcatttgtatttaataatgcAACTTTCTTTAAGCATGGCCAGTAGTTGCTTCTAATAAATACTTCTAATaatgactttatatatatataaagatgaaTACAATTAATCATTATGAATAGTGTTAGAATGCTACATTAATCGAAACatgaaacaaatatttgaaacTTCTTTCTTATTTTAGTGAAACAGAAAATTGAAACAACTGGCCTGACTTGTCCAatggtaaaaaatatttaatgctgAGCCACACTTGAAGGTTTTAACACTGACAAATGAAGAAATTGTATCAGTATTTTTGAGGGTATTGTATTAAGTTATAAatttcagtattgtgacaacactagcATCTAGGCCTGTTCCTCTGGCCTTTGCGGTGCGAGTTAAAGTGTCCACAGTCAAACCGGAGCAGAAGAATTAACACTGGCTGCTCATTCAGATTAGCCTTCAGCTGCAGAGGAGGAGAGAAGGTAGAGAAGGAAACACCAGAGACCTGCTTCACCCCAGAGATAATGTGTTGTTCGGCTCTTGTTGACTTAATGAACCCCTCACGGTATAAATTCTCCTGTTTTGGCCCTGGGATGGCGGTGTGGGCGTTTTGCAGGCGAGAGATAACTGTAAATACAGCTGGCCGTGGGCTAGATTTCTCTCTGTGTATCTGGAGCAGTGAGGCTGTGCTTGACCCCAACTCTCTGACTCTCTCAGCAGGGCCAGAGCATCTGCAACATTTGCGCAATGAGTTTTACTGTTCTATTCGTCACGGTACGCTGTGTGCGACCTATACAAAGATTTTTGAGGGGTCAGCTTTTTTATTAGGGGAGTTTTGGATAGATGCACAGTTAAATAATGGTTAAATAATGTAccataaaaaagtaatataaagaTTTTCTTTTTGAGTTCTactttatgaatgtatttatatagtatatttatagtacttaagcaataatttttaatatacaaTTCATAATACTCTGATATTtatcaaaaaatgtatatttttgtgtgtatatatatatatatatatatatatatatatatatatatatatatatacacatacatatatacatacatatatacatacatatatatatatatatatatatatatatatatatatatatatatatatatatatatatatatatatatatatacatacatatatatatatatacacatacatacatacatacatacatacatacatacatatacatatacatatatttatatactgggCAAAAATTTGGGGTCTGTAGGaggttttaaaaggttttaaaataagcttatccagctcaccaaggctgcatttatttaatccaaaaaaaaaaaaaaaaaaaactattgcacTATAacttttcaaaattaatttatcatttaatttaatcatttattccattGATTTTGAATATGAATTTTCTGCTTCATAACTCTAGTTTTCAGTAacatgatcattcagaaatcactctaataatatTATTcttagtagtattaatattattattattaatagtaatagtaataatagcataattgactgaagtaataatttcatttgaaactacatacaataagtaataaataaatatttaataaataggtatttaacagtttaacattttttacatttaataaatgctgccttgatgaacagaaacatgttatttaaattattaaataaaatttataattataaaataaaactgaatccgaacttttgacaggtagtgtaattaaaatacatttaacccTAATCTATCCCTTGGACGATTCAAATGTCATTTTGATCCGAACCtttaaaaaacagttaaaaagtTAGGTTTTCAAAGTGGTAAAAGAAAGATTTTACCTTTCGCATTAGCACTGgagatacaaataaataaataaataaataaataaattgagtaGATTCCAATGAGTATATGGGTGCAAAAAAGTTATCAAGATATTGCTTGTGGGTCAATTTGACCAGAATAAATTTATCCAAAAACTATCCAAAAATTActatacaaattattatttattaccctCAGTTGACACatgtagaatgtttttttttttttttttttgtaaatttagacATTTTTACCATTCTAGCTAGAAGCATTTAGTTATGAGAGTTTTAAAACTACACAAGTCAAAATTAGCTAGTTCATTTGCTTCAAATAGAGCGATGTGTCCATTTAAAGACCAACCTTAGAATTatcatgatattttatttttccataaaAGTCCAGCAAAGAAATTTAATGAGAGATATCTTGAGTTACATTATTATGAAAACTCATGAAATAGCAAgttgatttaaatttaattgaaggAATGTGTAGAAATACagtatgtaataaattaaattatgagAGTTCATTCTTCGATATTGCTTGATGTTATTAGCaggtttgtcatgctgtcccaggagagaatcCTGAGCTCGGGGATAACTGAGTCCAGGGTTCCCgtctggtcaataagcatataacaGGGTCatatcaggtaggtctcgagagctcccctcagAAAGAGGTGTTTCTTCCAAAATAAAGATAAGGCAGTGGGGTGAAATCGGtctatttattgtaagcttggattgatctgattggattattgctgattattgatgagagaccagccgcgaTCAAACATATAACATGCATTGATGAAATAGAGtaattgaaataaacaaaaacataaaaaaataatataaaaaaataaacaacataaaataataggaaaaaatatatgaaaattaaaaaatataatgtaaacatttgacaAAGCTGGGATACTCTGGTCACTCAGTCAGAAACGATGGATGAggctaaatattattattaatttatcacTATTTGCCAACACTATTACAAAAATTGCTAACTCTCTTTTTTCAACACAACAACCCCTAACCCAGGTTCAAAATTCACAGACTAACACCTCACGCAACAACCATTTGCTATTGACTCTTTCCCTCCACCCATGGCAGTCTCCAGGTATAAAGGCGGCTGCGCACTGAACACATGGTCTTACTGTGCACACTACACCTCTCGTCAGTCCCACAGCTGCAGAAAGAGGCGCACCTGTCGCTGTGCGGAGAGTCCCCGAGCGAGTCGAAAGAGTCGCCGTACTGCAGGGCCGGCCGGTGGGGCTCAGTAAAGCCACAGTGTGCGGCACGCCTGGCCCGAGCCTCCATGCACGCAGGACTGTTGCATTTACTGGTCCCCACTGAGGACGACATCAGGCCGGAAGGACAGTCGGAGAGGACGCTGTCTGTGCGCTCCAGACTCCACGTTCTCCCTTCATGTCTGAGAAAaggtggagagacagagagaaaaaggTAGAGGAAaagggaaggaagaaaggaaggaaagcaGGATAGAAGTAAGCGCATAATGATTAAACCAGTGCTTCTTGACCTGTTTGTTTCCTTTTCCTTGGGCTTTGAGAGTTAGCCTGTTGTGTAAGATGTATTGTATGAATATGTTTTATGGGGCTTTATGGAGTTTTTGGAGATGGATTGATGGTTGTGAAATACTATCATGTTTCATCTTTTTCTATTTGCATTCCACTGATAAAATAAAAAGAGTTGAAGCAAATTGCTTTGgcattaattactgtaattaattagcAATTAGTTAATTAGCAATTTAGTGTTTTTTAACCTGAACGCACtgcataaattatatttttatttaatacttatcctttcatttgtgtatatacactacttgacaaaagtcttgtcacctatccaatttaattaatacagtaaggtcagactttgcttagacaaaagtcttgtcactttatagaaataatgtacagaatagaatataaagtcattgtgcaatagaaaaagaattaat
The genomic region above belongs to Danio rerio strain Tuebingen ecotype United States chromosome 21, GRCz12tu, whole genome shotgun sequence and contains:
- the nrg2a gene encoding neuregulin 2a isoform X19; protein product: MFSVSGGTAYPAFPSLRRMKNPVLADEGSRLIVKCEATGSPAPEYKWYKDGAELKRSKEIKIRNNKKNSKVQIGSAKLEDSGNYTCVAENILGKANGTSTVHVQSITTTVSPGSGHARRCNDTEKTYCVNGGDCYYIHGINQLSCKCPDGYFGPRCLQTEPLRLYMPKPNKKAEELYQKRVLTITGICVALLVVGIVCVVAYCKTKKQRKKMHNHLRQNIYVDHPNRNLANGPNHPGPGPEEIPMVDYISKNVPATERVIRHGAEAPFPGSRQSSRSHNSSTRAHSSTHRHEGRTWSLERTDSVLSDCPSGLMSSSVGTSKCNSPACMEARARRAAHCGFTEPHRPALQYGDSFDSLGDSPHSDRYVSALTTPARLSPVDFHYSLPPQVPTFQITSPNASHAMSLPPAAHAPYPPEEDQPLLRRYQVPLHEARGHEPYRQQQRGSYLRDSTGSLPSSPYRLAQEDEYESTQEYLSSMEQPKRSSRRWRRSRLNGHVAPRGYQPSRDLGSRSCLSDSDSEEEEGESTPFLSMQNMNAAEPSALYRPVPDTRTSHAQSGRHGSRANTQTRLTHSRSKPDNAPH
- the nrg2a gene encoding neuregulin 2a isoform X24; this encodes MKNPVLADEGSRLIVKCEATGSPAPEYKWYKDGAELKRSKEIKIRNNKKNSKVQIGSAKLEDSGNYTCVAENILGKANGTSTVHVQSITTTVSPGSGHARRCNDTEKTYCVNGGDCYYIHGINQLSCKCPNDYTGDRCQTSVMASFYQSLGIEFMEAEELYQKRVLTITGICVALLVVGIVCVVAYCKTKKQRKKMHNHLRQNIYVDHPNRNLANGPNHPGPGPEEIPMVDYISKNVPATERVIRHGAEAPFPGSRQSSRSHNSSTRAHSSTHRHEGRTWSLERTDSVLSDCPSGLMSSSVGTSKCNSPACMEARARRAAHCGFTEPHRPALQYGDSFDSLGDSPHSDRYVSALTTPARLSPVDFHYSLPPQVPTFQITSPNASHAMSLPPAAHAPYPPEEDQPLLRRYQVPLHEARGHEPYRQQQRGSYLRDSTGSLPSSPYRLAQEDEYESTQEYLSSMEQPKRSSRRWRRSRLNGHVAPRGYQPSRDLGSRSCLSDSDSEEEEGESTPFLSMQNMNAAEPSALYRPVPDTRTSHAQSGRHGSRANTQTRLTHSRSKPDNAPH
- the nrg2a gene encoding neuregulin 2a isoform X18 produces the protein MFSVSGGTAYPAFPSLRRMKNPVLADEGSRLIVKCEATGSPAPEYKWYKDGAELKRSKEIKIRNNKKNSKVQIGSAKLEDSGNYTCVAENILGKANGTSTVHVQSITTTVSPGSGHARRCNDTEKTYCVNGGDCYYIHGINQLSCKCPNDYTGDRCQTSVMASFYQSLGIEFMEAEELYQKRVLTITGICVALLVVGIVCVVAYCKTKKQRKKMHNHLRQNIYVDHPNRNLANGPNHPGPGPEEIPMVDYISKNVPATERVIRHGAEAPFPGSRQSSRSHNSSTRAHSSTHRHEGRTWSLERTDSVLSDCPSGLMSSSVGTSKCNSPACMEARARRAAHCGFTEPHRPALQYGDSFDSLGDSPHSDRYVSALTTPARLSPVDFHYSLPPQVPTFQITSPNASHAMSLPPAAHAPYPPEEDQPLLRRYQVPLHEARGHEPYRQQQRGSYLRDSTGSLPSSPYRLAQEDEYESTQEYLSSMEQPKRSSRRWRRSRLNGHVAPRGYQPSRDLGSRSCLSDSDSEEEEGESTPFLSMQNMNAAEPSALYRPVPDTRTSHAQSGRHGSRANTQTRLTHSRSKPDNAPH
- the nrg2a gene encoding neuregulin 2a isoform X22, with amino-acid sequence MKNPVLADEGSRLIVKCEATGSPAPEYKWYKDGAELKRSKEIKIRNNKKNSKVQIGSAKLEDSGNYTCVAENILGKANGTSTVHVQSITTTVSPGSGHARRCNDTEKTYCVNGGDCYYIHGINQLSCKCPDGYFGPRCLQTEPLRLYMPKPNKKAEELYQKRVLTITGICVALLVVGIVCVVAYCKTNLPPRKQRKKMHNHLRQNIYVDHPNRNLANGPNHPGPGPEEIPMVDYISKNVPATERVIRHGAEAPFPGSRQSSRSHNSSTRAHSSTHRHEGRTWSLERTDSVLSDCPSGLMSSSVGTSKCNSPACMEARARRAAHCGFTEPHRPALQYGDSFDSLGDSPHSDRYVSALTTPARLSPVDFHYSLPPQVPTFQITSPNASHAMSLPPAAHAPYPPEEDQPLLRRYQVPLHEARGHEPYRQQQRGSYLRDSTGSLPSSPYRLAQEDEYESTQEYLSSMEQPKRSSRRWRRSRLNGHVAPRGYQPSRDLGSRSCLSDSDSEEEEGESTPFLSMQNMNAAEPSALYRPVPDTRTSHAQSGRHGSRANTQTRLTHSRSKPDNAPH
- the nrg2a gene encoding neuregulin 2a isoform X26: MKNPVLADEGSRLIVKCEATGSPAPEYKWYKDGAELKRSKEIKIRNNKKNSKVQIGSAKLEDSGNYTCVAENILGKANGTSTVHVQSITTTVSPGSGHARRCNDTEKTYCVNGGDCYYIHGINQLSCKCPDGYFGPRCLQTEPLRLYMPKPNKKAEELYQKRVLTITGICVALLVVGIVCVVAYCKTKKQRKKMHNHLRQNIYVDHPNRNLANGPNHPGPGPEEIPMVDYISKNVPATERVIRHGAEAPFPGSRQSSRSHNSSTRAHSSTHRHEGRTWSLERTDSVLSDCPSGLMSSSVGTSKCNSPACMEARARRAAHCGFTEPHRPALQYGDSFDSLGDSPHSDRYVSALTTPARLSPVDFHYSLPPQVPTFQITSPNASHAMSLPPAAHAPYPPEEDQPLLRRYQVPLHEARGHEPYRQQQRGSYLRDSTGSLPSSPYRLAQEDEYESTQEYLSSMEQPKRSSRRWRRSRLNGHVAPRGYQPSRDLGSRSCLSDSDSEEEEGESTPFLSMQNMNAAEPSALYRPVPDTRTSHAQSGRHGSRANTQTRLTHSRSKPDNAPH
- the nrg2a gene encoding neuregulin 2a isoform X20: MKNPVLADEGSRLIVKCEATGSPAPEYKWYKDGAELKRSKEIKIRNNKKNSKVQIGSAKLEDSGNYTCVAENILGKANGTSTVHVQSITTTVSPGSGHARRCNDTEKTYCVNGGDCYYIHGINQLSCKCPNDYTGDRCQTSVMASFYQSLGIEFMEAEELYQKRVLTITGICVALLVVGIVCVVAYCKTNLPPRKQRKKMHNHLRQNIYVDHPNRNLANGPNHPGPGPEEIPMVDYISKNVPATERVIRHGAEAPFPGSRQSSRSHNSSTRAHSSTHRHEGRTWSLERTDSVLSDCPSGLMSSSVGTSKCNSPACMEARARRAAHCGFTEPHRPALQYGDSFDSLGDSPHSDRYVSALTTPARLSPVDFHYSLPPQVPTFQITSPNASHAMSLPPAAHAPYPPEEDQPLLRRYQVPLHEARGHEPYRQQQRGSYLRDSTGSLPSSPYRLAQEDEYESTQEYLSSMEQPKRSSRRWRRSRLNGHVAPRGYQPSRDLGSRSCLSDSDSEEEEGESTPFLSMQNMNAAEPSALYRPVPDTRTSHAQSGRHGSRANTQTRLTHSRSKPDNAPH